From Methanobacterium veterum, the proteins below share one genomic window:
- a CDS encoding sugar phosphate isomerase/epimerase family protein, producing MKIGFSTLALFMNSMEHFLETATNDGFQLMEMLCEGPYWPRNMLIMDKKEFEIFNSYDVSVFLHAPTIDLNPASLNPGIREETLKQLNETVDLAVKIGAKAITTHPGMINRLEDRIREWGMVYSIETLQEANDYAEDRGIKFSVENMPNRYAYFCNSAEEHEFFVKESGSYATVDTGHANTSDDPASFFKMKKIIYYHLNDNDGKKDQHLALGEGTFDLSLLNGVNNGIIELNNYENILKSRDLLVSLGQSISDVNAK from the coding sequence ATGAAAATTGGATTTTCAACGCTGGCACTTTTTATGAATTCAATGGAACATTTTTTAGAAACAGCTACAAATGACGGCTTTCAATTAATGGAAATGCTGTGTGAAGGCCCTTATTGGCCTAGAAACATGCTGATCATGGACAAAAAGGAGTTTGAAATATTTAATTCTTATGATGTCTCTGTATTTTTACATGCTCCTACCATAGATCTTAATCCTGCAAGTCTAAATCCGGGGATCAGGGAAGAAACATTGAAACAGCTTAATGAAACGGTTGATTTGGCCGTAAAAATTGGGGCAAAAGCTATTACAACACATCCTGGCATGATTAATAGGCTTGAAGATAGAATAAGAGAATGGGGAATGGTTTATTCAATCGAAACACTTCAAGAAGCCAATGATTACGCAGAAGATAGGGGCATTAAGTTTTCAGTTGAAAATATGCCTAATAGGTATGCATATTTCTGTAACAGTGCTGAAGAGCACGAATTTTTTGTTAAAGAGAGTGGTTCTTATGCTACTGTAGATACGGGGCATGCAAATACATCTGATGATCCGGCATCTTTTTTTAAAATGAAAAAAATCATTTATTATCATTTAAATGATAATGACGGCAAAAAAGACCAGCATTTAGCACTTGGTGAGGGGACTTTTGACTTGTCACTGCTTAATGGGGTTAATAACGGCATTATAGAATTAAATAACTACGAAAATATTCTAAAAAGTAGGGATCTGCTTGTTTCATTGGGCCAGAGCATTTCTGATGTAAATGCTAAATAG
- a CDS encoding DUF362 domain-containing protein, with protein sequence MASEVYFSDFRSRSSRENKVSKIKKIFNAAGFANVLDESDLTAIKLHFGEKGNDSYINPVFVRQIVDKVKQNGAKPFVTDTNTLYFGHRHNSVDHLQTAIQHGFNYAVLDAPIIIADGILGNNETRIEINKKHFKEVKIAGDIEKSDSMIVMSHFKGHGMSAFGGAIKNLAMGCASAFGKIEQHGCAKPIVKGACTACGKCMSVCPEDAIYIEDGKSFIDYDRCIGCNFCIEVCPDSVIDLDLEKIPEFIEKMVEYAYGAVKNKHDKVCYINFLMNITPDCDCVPWSDAPIVPDIGILASFDPVAIDAASIDLVNEQCGFENSLLHHNFHKGEDKFKGVYEGIDGRIQLKYGEETGLGSADYELIRM encoded by the coding sequence ATGGCAAGTGAAGTTTATTTTTCTGATTTTAGATCGAGAAGCAGCAGGGAAAATAAGGTAAGTAAAATAAAAAAGATTTTTAATGCTGCAGGGTTTGCTAATGTTTTAGATGAAAGTGATTTAACTGCAATTAAGCTTCATTTTGGAGAGAAAGGGAATGATTCTTATATAAATCCAGTATTTGTAAGGCAAATTGTCGATAAAGTAAAACAAAATGGGGCCAAACCTTTTGTAACTGATACTAACACACTTTATTTTGGACACAGACACAACTCCGTTGATCACCTCCAAACAGCGATACAGCATGGCTTTAATTATGCAGTTCTGGATGCTCCTATTATAATTGCAGATGGAATTTTAGGAAATAATGAGACCAGAATTGAAATTAACAAAAAGCATTTTAAAGAAGTTAAAATTGCAGGAGACATCGAAAAATCCGACAGCATGATTGTAATGTCTCATTTTAAAGGACATGGTATGAGTGCATTTGGGGGAGCGATAAAAAACCTTGCTATGGGATGTGCTTCTGCTTTTGGTAAAATAGAGCAGCATGGATGCGCTAAACCAATAGTAAAAGGTGCATGCACTGCTTGCGGTAAATGTATGTCTGTCTGCCCTGAAGATGCAATATACATTGAAGACGGGAAGTCATTTATAGACTACGACAGATGTATTGGATGTAATTTCTGTATTGAAGTATGCCCTGATTCAGTTATAGACCTTGATCTTGAGAAGATACCTGAATTTATTGAAAAAATGGTAGAATATGCATACGGTGCTGTTAAAAATAAACATGACAAGGTATGCTACATTAATTTCCTTATGAATATCACTCCAGATTGTGATTGTGTCCCGTGGAGTGATGCCCCAATTGTTCCAGATATAGGAATTCTTGCATCATTTGATCCAGTTGCAATAGATGCTGCAAGTATTGACCTGGTAAATGAACAGTGCGGATTTGAAAACTCGCTTTTACACCACAACTTCCATAAAGGGGAAGATAAATTTAAAGGAGTTTATGAAGGCATTGATGGAAGAATTCAGCTTAAATATGGGGAAGAAACCGGACTTGGAAGTGCAGATTACGAGTTAATTAGAATGTAA
- a CDS encoding TMEM175 family protein: MAYGDIDAWETTGRIETLVDGIFAIALTLLVLNLSIPQLTNSMSNIAVEDYLIGLIPDLFTYALSFVILAIFWRINHQQFYRIKRANNVLLWITVIWLLFVALVPFSTSLMGGYGETQAANIFFNINLLLIGIFSGLIWYYATKKDFIEELSREKIIELNKLNLMLPIAALIAIGASFIIPAFSTITYLAIPLIKRIIRA; the protein is encoded by the coding sequence ATGGCATATGGAGATATAGATGCATGGGAAACAACTGGCCGTATTGAGACTCTTGTAGATGGGATTTTTGCAATTGCGTTGACTTTACTGGTTTTAAACCTTAGTATTCCTCAGTTAACAAATTCTATGTCTAATATTGCTGTTGAAGACTATTTAATTGGTTTGATACCGGATTTATTTACATATGCCTTGAGTTTTGTCATCCTGGCCATCTTCTGGAGGATAAACCACCAGCAGTTTTACAGGATTAAACGTGCTAACAATGTACTGCTGTGGATAACTGTTATATGGCTTCTATTTGTTGCCCTGGTTCCATTTTCAACCTCACTTATGGGAGGGTATGGTGAGACCCAGGCTGCCAATATATTTTTTAATATTAATCTACTTTTAATTGGGATATTTTCAGGGTTAATATGGTATTATGCAACAAAAAAAGATTTTATAGAAGAATTAAGCCGTGAAAAAATAATTGAACTTAACAAATTAAATTTGATGCTGCCCATTGCGGCATTAATTGCAATTGGGGCCTCTTTCATAATTCCTGCATTCAGTACCATTACTTATCTGGCCATTCCTCTAATTAAAAGGATAATAAGGGCTTAG